CAGTAGGGCTCGTTCCAAGTTCTCCATCCATCAGAGAACCTTGCCTACCATCTGAAATTATTTCGATATCATCTATCAGGTGTTCCATCCTATCAGATGGGtattcattttcttcacagCACTCATTCCATTCAAGCCGTGACGGAGCCTTTTCATATCTCATCTCTTCCGAAACGTTTACCGTCCGATTTTCGCACTAGCGCAAAATAATTTTCGTCCGCTATGGAGCATCCTTTTTGGTAACCTAATCTGCCCAGACACAGTCAACACTTTTCATGCATTTTAATCGCCGGCATTTGATTGTACATTTGTAAGCTCTGCTGTTCACCTCTACCGTcgtattattgtttttctacTCGTTCTCTAGTGTGACATTCGCTTTGGCATGCTACGATTGTTTCAATGTTGATATAATTCAAAGAGCATTCAGTTAACCCTTGAGTTagctgaaatatttcattctgcaCCAgcgggatgtgtttttttgtaattctaGCGATTTACATTGTAATCTAACACAATGTTTGGTAATATGAATGAAATTACTACAAATCTTTATCGGTACGGTGAAAAAACCTTTTATTAAGTTTATGGCTAAAAAGCGGAACATTCGCATATCACTTCCATATACCTTAGACCGAGAGAAGTGCCTACCTGTACAGGTAGTTGCCTTTACAATCTAATGGTTCAACCAAAATATATTTGCTTAAGAACTATACCTTAATCCGACCTATCTGACCTGCCAGACCACAAGCGAACACATGATGCCGATCAATTTTTACTCATcttcttcaacaacctcataCGCTTGTGCGCTTCCCACTCTTCCGGATGTTTATTCTTTCGGTGCGTAAAATGATTTGCATGGGAGTTAAACTTCATGCCACAGTACTCGCACGTGTACAGTGGAACGTTCGTGTGCGATGCAATATGCTCGCGCAGATAAAGCTTTCGCTTGAAGCGCTTCCCGCAGTGTTCACACTCGTGTTTCTCCTGCACGTGTACCCGTTGCTTGTGGTACGCTAGCGCCCGACTATTCGGACTCTCGTGTGGACATATATCGCACCGAAATACCTGGCCCTGCTCATTGTGCAGAAAGCGAACGTGCTTGTTCAGATTGTACTTCCCATTGAACCACTTCTGGCAGTACGAACACTGCATCCGTTCGATCGGCTCCAGTCCCAAATGTTCCTTGATGTGTCGATCCATGGCTGCCTTCGTGCGGAACATTTTACCGCAAGTCGCACAGATATGGTTACTGTCGTCGTTGTGCATCTGGGTGATGTGTACTTTGAGCGCGTAATTACTAGACAGGACCTTCTTGCAAATGCTACATTCCGCCTGCACATGCATCAGCTGATGCGATCGTAGTAAATACTGCTTCGGGTAAGACAAACCACACTTATTGCACTTGAAAGGCCGTTCTTCCTCGGTGCCATGGCTTTTGGCCATGTGCAAACCCAAATAACGCTTCGTTTTGTAGCTTCGATTGCACAATTCACACCTTATCGTTCCTCGGTGTACGGCAATGTGATCTAGCAGCGTGTAGCGATGATAAAACTGCTTGTTACAGCATCGTATATACCCGCGGGTTTCGTGCACCAGCTGGTAATGATCCTGAAGCTGCACAAAATTATCCAACAGTATGGAACATATTTCGCACTCGAGCGTATAAAACTCCTTTATCTTTTCATCCTTCTCTTGCAACCGAGCCTGATGGTTTCCGTCCGATCGGCGCCTAGTTTCCCTGTGATTGGTATTCCTGTCACCTTCATTCCTTCTACGACGACGGCCCCTTCTGGTGGGTGTTATGGCATCTTCATCGGAAGTACATTCCGAATCCGGTTCCGATTCGGGAGAAACGCTTCCACTAAATTCTTCCTTCACATCGACACACTCTATACCTAAGAGCGGTTCTTCCGCAGCTTCCCCTTGGAGAATTTCAATCTTGAACTCTGGTTCTACTTTTATACTCCGGTCGGCTACGGGCGCTTCCTCTATGCTCGATAGCGATCTTAGCTGTTGCTGATTGGCTTGTACCTGCAGGCTGTACATGTAAAACTCCGAAACGGTCGTTTCGCACTGTGGGCATACCTGTTCCGAAAGGTCGTCTTCTGAAGGAATCTGTAAAAGAATGTTTCCATTATCAAACTCATCTCGCTTGTTTACAAAACAGATTAGTTCTAccgcaaataaaaacacatgtttCAGTTTCCGTCGAAAAGATTCGTCCGTTATCGCTGTGGCTACTGCACATTCCACCTCTTCTAAACACAAGCGacacttttcattcattttcaaaagaaaattattaaccCCACTGGGTTCGTTGCAATTGCacccaaacaaaaccaccaattTATAGATGCAGTTGTCAAATGCTCAAAAACACATCAACGATACACACAGTGCTTGACCAAATTTAAGCTGCACGCAATATCCGTTCTGTGCCAGGTATGTCAAACTTAACGCACAGGTTGTTAAACATTAGTATAAAATCTAgtataaaatacattaaataagTGATGTTTATTGTATATCATCATGGATCGGTCCCAGAACATAGTCGTTATCGCGTGGAGTTGACAACATGCCCATTCTAAATTTATCTCGCCGCCGCAGTCCATTCAGCGAAGGACTGACTATCGATAAAGCCAAACCATATACAGGCAACCGGCAAGCGAAAGGCAAGGCGAGACCACggttaataagaagaagactTGTAGCTACACTCCCTAAGAGACATCCTCTTTCTTCAGCTCACTATCGGGTGCCTTACGCTGGGCCTCTAAAAATGCCTGCCTCCGTGCCTGATATTCCTCGGGATGTTTGATCTTTCGATGGTTGTAACAATTAGCGTTTGAGTTAAACTTGGCATCACAAATACCGCACTCGTACAATGGCTGCCCAGTGTGCGAAGCAATATGTTCTCGCAGATACAGTTTGCGCTTGAACCGTTTGCCGCAGAGCTCACATTCGAAACGTTCCACCACGTGCACTCGCTTCTTGTGATCCAGCAAAGCGCGGCTGTTGGGGCTTTCGTGCGGACACAGATCGCAGCGGAATACTTGGCCACCCTCGAGGT
The DNA window shown above is from Anopheles funestus chromosome 3RL, idAnoFuneDA-416_04, whole genome shotgun sequence and carries:
- the LOC125772219 gene encoding transcription factor grauzone-like; translated protein: MFKIEPGKSSEIEAIYEKCRLCLKCFDSASTTAITDEEFGAKLENVFKFPILPGDMLPEQACHECLTIVSDFHTYSQRVQLNQEQLRLHVKEQKFHPFEEVKIEAPEEEDFYDAEIEEAQEEQVECEQDLIVTPKPPKRKRLDAVEEVSDVFEEDIDEEDDDEDFVPKVDPKDGTLKIPERRHRRMVKSKQSLKKKERVFKTEKQSDKLEPEELAKQIENDKRIQEFFKFQCEICSLPMENFSYLQVHYRREHGTKGYIRCCEKLFYRRFQLLDHIAAHQGTIKCEVCQKSYKSSRYLALHMMKSHSREEDRPFKCGKCHQSFHKEHLLKAHQANHLSEKCPICDKVVSSKYALKTHVTHMHGSDSNQICDVCGKEFRTKQAMERHINEHMGVDVVQKVQCHVCQRWFQGKYNLRKHIRFMHLEGGQVFRCDLCPHESPNSRALLDHKKRVHVVERFECELCGKRFKRKLYLREHIASHTGQPLYECGICDAKFNSNANCYNHRKIKHPEEYQARRQAFLEAQRKAPDSELKKEDFDIPGTERILPFDNCIYKLVVLFGCNCNEPSGVNNFLLKMNEKCRLCLEEVECAVATAITDESFRRKLKHVFLFAIPSEDDLSEQVCPQCETTVSEFYMYSLQVQANQQQLRSLSSIEEAPVADRSIKVEPEFKIEILQGEAAEEPLLGIECVDVKEEFSGSVSPESEPDSECTSDEDAITPTRRGRRRRRNEGDRNTNHRETRRRSDGNHQARLQEKDEKIKEFYTLECEICSILLDNFVQLQDHYQLVHETRGYIRCCNKQFYHRYTLLDHIAVHRGTIRCELCNRSYKTKRYLGLHMAKSHGTEEERPFKCNKCGLSYPKQYLLRSHQLMHVQAECSICKKVLSSNYALKVHITQMHNDDSNHICATCGKMFRTKAAMDRHIKEHLGLEPIERMQCSYCQKWFNGKYNLNKHVRFLHNEQGQVFRCDICPHESPNSRALAYHKQRVHVQEKHECEHCGKRFKRKLYLREHIASHTNVPLYTCEYCGMKFNSHANHFTHRKNKHPEEWEAHKRMRLLKKMSKN